A window of Moritella sp. Urea-trap-13 contains these coding sequences:
- a CDS encoding succinate dehydrogenase/fumarate reductase iron-sulfur subunit encodes MTQPSMKIDIQRYRPEMDEKPFMQTFEVPYKADMSVLEALQYIKDHLDSTISFRWSCRMAICGSCGLMVDGVPKLGCKAFLRDYYPKTLTLEPLANFPIERDLVAVMDDFIKKLEEIKPYIIPEKTASNEKKCLSDGAYKQTPEQMEKYKKYSMCINCGLCYSACPQYALDKKFTGPAALALLARYNRDSRDAGKGERMKIVNQEEGVWGCTFVGYCSVVCPKGVDPAGAIQLLKVESSKDYLIGMFKPEQ; translated from the coding sequence ATGACTCAGCCAAGTATGAAAATTGATATTCAGCGTTACCGTCCTGAAATGGATGAAAAACCGTTTATGCAAACGTTTGAAGTGCCTTACAAAGCCGATATGTCAGTGTTAGAAGCGCTGCAATATATTAAAGATCATCTTGATAGCACAATTAGTTTCCGCTGGTCTTGCCGTATGGCGATTTGCGGCAGTTGTGGTTTGATGGTTGATGGTGTTCCGAAACTGGGTTGCAAAGCGTTCTTACGTGATTATTATCCTAAGACACTCACTTTAGAACCCTTGGCTAACTTTCCGATTGAACGTGACTTAGTCGCCGTGATGGATGATTTCATTAAGAAACTGGAAGAGATAAAGCCTTATATTATCCCTGAAAAAACCGCATCAAACGAAAAGAAATGCTTATCTGACGGTGCTTATAAACAAACACCAGAGCAAATGGAGAAATATAAAAAGTACTCCATGTGTATCAACTGTGGCCTATGTTATTCAGCGTGTCCGCAGTATGCGTTAGACAAGAAATTTACCGGTCCAGCAGCACTTGCATTGCTTGCGCGTTATAACCGTGACAGTCGTGATGCTGGCAAAGGAGAACGCATGAAAATTGTTAATCAAGAAGAAGGTGTTTGGGGCTGTACTTTTGTTGGTTACTGTTCAGTTGTTTGTCCAAAAGGGGTTGATCCTGCCGGTGCAATTCAGCTGTTGAAAGTTGAGA